One window from the genome of Mumia sp. ZJ1417 encodes:
- a CDS encoding helix-turn-helix transcriptional regulator has protein sequence MSGPDVEANQRAQAALYGEPLGVIVRRCAEVLGLTQARVAAALGISAPMLSQLANGHRVKIGNPAAVSRLQAMYAAAQGVASGRATREEALAGLASQEGVAVVTSWTTPEASAVRALFRTEGSASDFEEAAALVADAQPRIAALLRRYGADG, from the coding sequence ATGAGCGGACCCGACGTGGAGGCGAACCAGCGCGCGCAGGCGGCGTTGTACGGGGAGCCGCTCGGGGTCATCGTCCGGCGCTGCGCGGAGGTGCTCGGGCTGACCCAGGCGAGGGTCGCGGCGGCGCTCGGCATCTCCGCGCCGATGCTGTCGCAGCTGGCCAACGGGCACCGCGTCAAGATCGGCAACCCGGCTGCGGTGTCTCGGCTGCAGGCGATGTACGCCGCGGCACAGGGGGTCGCGTCCGGTCGGGCGACCCGTGAGGAGGCGCTCGCCGGTCTCGCGTCCCAGGAGGGGGTCGCGGTCGTGACCTCGTGGACGACGCCCGAGGCGAGCGCGGTGCGCGCGTTGTTCCGTACGGAGGGCTCCGCGTCGGACTTCGAGGAGGCGGCCGCCCTCGTCGCGGACGCCCAACCGCGGATCGCGGCGCTGCTGCGCAGGTACGGCGCCGATGGGTGA
- a CDS encoding biotin carboxylase N-terminal domain-containing protein: protein MTHTQGIRPLTKVLIANRGEIAVRVIRACKDAGIGSVAVYADADRDALFVRLADEAYALGGATPAETYLSIDKILDVARRAGADSVHPGYGFLAENADFAQAVIDAGLIWIGPPPHAIEALGDKAKAKHIAERAEAPLAPGTKDPVANADEIIAFAKEYGLPVAIKAVFGGGGRGLKVARTLEEIPEQFDSAVREAVTAFGRGECLVEKFLDQPRHVETQCLADSHGNVVVVSTRDCSLQRRHQKLVEEAPAPFLTDDQIERLYASSKAILREAGYVGAGTCEFLVARDGTISFLEVNTRLQVEHPVSEEVTGIDLVREMFRIAAGEELGYDDPEIRGHSIEFRINAEDAGRNFLPAPGTLTVWDPPAGPGVRVDSGYVVGETVPGSFDSLIAKLIVTGNSREQAIERSRRALDEFAVDGMPTVIPFHRRVLDDPAYLGDGERFDVYTSWIETEFDNTIAPYAGGAAEAPETAERETVVVEVGGKRLEVVLPAGLGAVPGGAAAGAAKKPKRTAKKAGAAASGDALVSPMQGTIVKVAVTDGQVVAEGDLVVVLEAMKMEQPLNAHKAGTVTGLVAIAGETISAGAVVVEIKD, encoded by the coding sequence GTGACCCACACCCAGGGCATCCGTCCACTGACCAAGGTCCTCATCGCCAATCGTGGCGAGATCGCGGTCCGTGTCATCCGCGCCTGCAAGGACGCGGGGATCGGCAGCGTCGCGGTGTACGCCGACGCCGACCGTGACGCGTTGTTCGTCCGGCTCGCTGACGAGGCGTACGCCCTGGGGGGCGCAACCCCGGCCGAGACCTACCTGTCGATCGACAAGATCCTCGACGTCGCCCGGCGCGCCGGCGCCGACTCCGTCCACCCCGGCTACGGCTTCCTCGCCGAGAACGCCGACTTCGCGCAGGCCGTCATCGACGCCGGGCTGATCTGGATCGGCCCGCCGCCGCACGCGATCGAAGCCCTCGGCGACAAGGCGAAGGCCAAGCACATCGCCGAGCGGGCCGAAGCCCCCCTGGCCCCGGGCACCAAGGATCCGGTCGCCAACGCCGACGAGATCATCGCCTTCGCCAAGGAGTACGGACTCCCGGTCGCGATCAAGGCGGTCTTCGGCGGCGGTGGGCGAGGGCTCAAGGTCGCACGCACCCTGGAGGAGATCCCCGAGCAGTTCGACTCCGCCGTCCGCGAGGCGGTCACGGCGTTCGGGCGCGGTGAGTGCCTCGTCGAGAAGTTCCTCGACCAGCCACGCCACGTCGAGACCCAGTGCCTCGCCGACTCCCACGGCAACGTCGTGGTCGTCTCCACGCGCGACTGCTCGTTGCAGCGCCGCCACCAGAAGCTCGTCGAGGAGGCGCCCGCGCCATTCCTGACCGACGACCAGATCGAGCGCCTCTATGCCTCCTCCAAGGCGATCCTGCGCGAAGCCGGCTACGTCGGTGCCGGCACGTGCGAGTTCCTCGTGGCGCGCGACGGCACTATCTCGTTCCTCGAGGTCAACACCCGCCTGCAGGTCGAGCACCCGGTCTCGGAGGAGGTCACCGGCATCGACCTCGTCCGCGAGATGTTCCGCATCGCCGCCGGCGAGGAGCTCGGCTACGACGACCCTGAGATCCGCGGGCACTCCATCGAGTTCCGCATCAACGCCGAGGACGCCGGACGCAACTTCCTTCCTGCCCCGGGCACGCTGACCGTGTGGGACCCGCCGGCCGGCCCGGGCGTCCGTGTCGACTCGGGCTACGTCGTGGGCGAGACCGTGCCGGGGTCGTTCGACTCCCTGATCGCCAAGCTGATCGTCACCGGCAACAGCCGTGAGCAGGCGATCGAGCGCTCGCGCCGCGCGCTCGACGAGTTCGCCGTCGACGGCATGCCGACCGTGATCCCGTTCCACCGCCGCGTCCTCGACGACCCCGCGTACCTCGGTGACGGCGAGCGCTTCGACGTCTACACCAGCTGGATCGAGACCGAGTTCGACAACACCATCGCCCCGTACGCCGGTGGCGCCGCGGAGGCGCCCGAGACGGCCGAGCGCGAGACGGTGGTCGTCGAGGTCGGCGGCAAGCGCCTCGAGGTCGTCCTGCCCGCAGGGCTCGGCGCCGTCCCCGGAGGAGCCGCCGCAGGTGCCGCCAAGAAGCCGAAGCGCACCGCCAAGAAGGCCGGCGCCGCCGCCAGCGGAGACGCCCTCGTCTCGCCCATGCAGGGCACCATCGTCAAGGTCGCCGTCACCGACGGCCAGGTCGTCGCCGAGGGCGACCTCGTGGTCGTTCTCGAGGCGATGAAGATGGAGCAGCCCCTCAACGCCCACAAGGCCGGCACCGTCACCGGACTCGTGGCGATTGCGGGCGAGACCATCTCCGCCGGTGCGGTCGTGGTCGAGATCAAGGACTGA